The sequence below is a genomic window from Lolium perenne isolate Kyuss_39 chromosome 4, Kyuss_2.0, whole genome shotgun sequence.
ccatctaacccttttgtgtggcgccccttccatcggcgccacacctcactgtgtggcgTCCGTGCCTGCGGCGCCACTTGTCCATCCAACGTGGCGCGGTCGACGCTGATGCGTGCTCCGCtctgacgtggcaggatgtgtggcgccgctcccatcggcgccacacagtgaAACTGTGGTGCCGCtcagaagggcgccacacatccacttatgtgtggcACTGTGGTGCCTGCGGCCGCCCCAGCCCGAGCCCTCCTCTATTCTCCTCTCTGTTTCGGTTCAAAAAGAAGGCGGCCGgcggttcctcctcctccccaccctctccctccaccaaatccaccaccaaatcatcAGATCTGCCCGGGCATTCTCTTCcccatccattcctcaaggtaatcCCCTTTGAATCATTTCCATTtatccactaatttcatagatcttgctagatttgGACATGAACCCTAGAAATGGAATTTTTTTTTGGGTGGACTCTATATTGTAGTGTATATGTTGAAATTCAtagcctcatgtatgcatgtgtttgaactatagatttgttggaaccctagatatgaaattttacatgtatgtgttgaaactctatgtatgtatgtgttgaaatgtctaatatttgcttagcaaatgcattgaaatgtgttacatatgcctagtatttgcgttggaataactcatatttgttaggaatagctcataatatggtgttttatgtaaacatgtaggatggtgtatcTCATGTGTACGATGTGAGCTATGATGTGTGCTATGTGTATGATGTGTTTATGAAATTGCTATTGAAATTGCTATTGTTGTATTGAAAACTGTTGAAAtaaggtagaaattttcatggtttaGCAAAAGTCAGTGTGTGGCGCCGATGACATGCATGGGCGCCACATTTCACAGTGTGGTGCCgacgccatgggcgccacacattacaacttatatgtcgaaaacatccagggggctCCATACGCTTagtccttagccattttggcgagcctgtttgtgtggcgccgcTAGCATTGGCGCCACACTCTGAAGTGTGGCGTCCGTGGCATCGACGCCACACAGAcaggctcgccaaaacggctaagtctcaGGCGAATTGTCTTACAGTATGGTTTGGGCAATTATGAGTGGATTTGTGGCGCtgatgggagcggcgccacacatcctgccacgtcagaGCGGAGCACACATCAGCGTCGACcgcgccacgtcggatgggcaaGTGACTCCGATGGGAGCAGGCCCGGCCCTGGGGAGGGTCTGGCGGGGCGGCCGCCCCGGGCCCAGGAAAATTAGGGGCCCAAAATTTTTATATAGGCTTACTATACGTTGCAAGAAAAATATTAACGTTTTTAGATGGGCTTCAATCTATACTTTGagcctttcctttttcttttaatttCCGATCCAGCCGGCCTGCCAGGAATTTACGTACGAGTCTAGATACAAGGTCGCATCGATTCAGGCCCTGCATCGATTGGTGATTGCTCGATAGTTGGTTCTGGTCATACGGCGCCTAGGCAATTTCCGGCGGCAATACGGCTCTCCCGATCTCCTTGCCGTCCCTGCGTGAGTTCGTGACTGCTGACCGCCAACCGCGCGCGACGCTGCGAGCCTGCGAGCCTGCGACGATCTGCTGCCCTGCCTGGTCCGCTGGCCGCCGCAATCCCAATCCTCCCTGCACCGAATCTGCATAGAAGATTAAGATAGAAGGTAAAAAAAAGAAcacccgccggccgccgccgttcTCTTGAAATTCTAATATCTGCTCTAATTCGTGTTGTAAATTTTGATTAGTAGTTGTTATTCTTATTTGTAGGAGCGAGGTTAACTGATTATGGTGCCTGAATCCGGTGCTAAGAAAAGAAGAACGAAACAGCAAGAAGGAAACATCTTTAAAGCGCAGATTTGAAGAACTCCAGTCATTCAAAAGTATATTTGGGTTTTTAATGAGTTCTAAATCCTTGAAGGCATTGGATGGTCCTCAACTCCAAGAACAGTGCACTAAATTTGCAAAAACTTTTACTCGGCCGGGTAAATCTGGTAAACCTGATACATGTGATGTTGAGTTGCATGCACTTATTTCCGAGTTAAGTGTTATGAAGTTCACTTTGCCGGATACACCAATGTCTGCTATGGAGATTTTTGAGTTTGTCAGAGAAGCAGATTGTTATCCTAATATTTTTATCGCTTATCGGCTCTTATTTACTATGCCCGTGACTGTTGCATCAGCTGAAAGAAGCTTTTCAAAGTTGAAATTATTAAAGAACTATTTGAGATCTGCAATGTCTCAAGAGAGGTTAAATGGTTTGGCAACTCTATGCATCGAGAAGAAGTTAGTGGACGAGATTCATATTGATTCCATCATCACTGACTTTGCTTCTAGGAATTGGCGCATAAAATTTTAAGGTATCATGTAAACATTATTATTTTTATATGAATATTGCAATTGGATATACTTAAAGTATTTATTATTCATCATCTCATACATGCGGGTAATTTTTTTATAGTAATTAGTAAGGGGGGGCCCAAAATTATAGTTCCGCCCCGGGCCTTCGAAATCTCAGGACCGGCCCtggatgggaggggcgccacacaaaaggattagatgggtgaaatagtttcgccgaaggatcagtctgtgcttttcttccaAAAAaaaggttatttttgtgtaaatcgccgaaTGTCTACAtatcagttgactgagatttatTAAATCTCAGTCGGATGACGTAACCTACTAATATATGCGTGAGTTCTCGTGCCTGTCTCCTCTTGCGATTATTGTCTTTGCTGTTTACCCCAAGACTCTCACGATTGGGCGTCTAACCATCCATTCAAAAAAAATAGTAGGACGGTTCAGAAAGCAACGAACATTTCGAAGTGAATGTAAATTGCAACATATATGCAAGTCAAACACTCTAAGTTGTAACCTATGTGCAAGTGAAAACACTCAGTTAAAATCAATGTGTAACTGGAAAAATCTCAATTACAACCAATATGCAACTAGTCATGTTTATTTGGaaaaacttagttacaactaAGTTGCAACTAGAAAAATATCAGTTGGAACCCACGTGCAATTGGCAAACATTTTTAGTTACAACACATATGTAACTGAaaaaatcttagttgcaaccCAGGTGCAACTGACAAACATTTTTAGTTACAACCCATTAGTAATTGAAAAAATCTTAATTGCAACTCACCTGCAACATTTCAATTACAACCCAAATGCAACTAAAAAAATTCAGTTGGAGACCACGTGTAAATGGTAAAATTTAAGTTGCAACCCACGTGCAACTAAAATAAATCTTAGTTACAACTAAATGGCAACTGCAAAAAATTCAATTGCAACCTATGTACACGTACAACTAACAAAGTTTCGGCTACAATCCAGTTGCAACTGAAAAATCTCAATTGCAATATGTACACAACCTAAAAAATATAACCTACCATACATGATAAGTGCTATTTTTGCCACGAAATTGCAAAatgaacaaacaaacaaaaaaaaactacgTCTATCATGTCAAAGCTGCGGCCAGCAGCCCACATGCACACGCACGCTTAACAAAAAGAAAGGGAGCCGCTCCGTGTGTACAGTGATACGGAAGAGAGAGAAAACTACTAAGGAGCTGTACGAATATTGGCACTCGAAATCTAAAGGATAATGGCGTGACTGAGATTCATTAAATCTCAGGCGACAGAGAAATAGCAAAACCGAAAAAGAATCAATCTATGGTGTCGTGATCACGCCATTTTCGAACGTATTTTTTAGAGTTTGTTTCGGGTTTTTCTGTGCGAAAGATTTTTCTGTGCTAGAGCAGCACGGGCCTTAATGGGATTCCGGGGAGATATTGGGCCGAGGAAAAATACCTATTTATGACACCAGACACTCACAGAAATATAAATGAAAGTTAGTCCGGGCTGCAGAGGACGGAGCACTCACGTTTTGTAGCCAACACCATCTTTCGTGGTGGCATCTGCCGCGCTAGGTGCAATGACCGAGGCACCTTCAGCGGTGGAGCCAACATTTAACCATAGGGTTCACATGAACCCAATGTCCCAATAAATTAAATTAGCTTAACATCTTTACAGTCAGTACATATTTACTGCTTATATCTACTTAAAACCTAGTCTTAAAAAGCAGGTGAACCCAATAAAAAGATGCTCTAGCTCTGCCTTCGGGCACCTTGTGCGGTATACACTATCGCAGCCACTATATTCTTAGCAGCCAGCCTTGTTAGCAACGGACGCCTCTTCAGGTAAGTTTGCAACTTAGGCCTCCTTCATGTCCTTTTCGGCTGTGCGTATGTGGGCCTTGGTCACGGCATTACAAATAATGGCGATCAGAATACTTGGAAACCACATCTTTCGTATCTCAATCACTAGCATTTTTTTCCTCAGCTCCCGCGGGTGAAATTGTGCTAACCTCCTTTCCCTCTGGGCCATCTGCATCACTAGGTGCAACAGCTGCGGCACCTTGGAAGGCATTCACTATTGCAGCTACTATGTTCTTAGCAGCAGCCTTGTTGGCAACAACAGCCTCTTCGGGCGAGTCAGCAACTTGGGCCTCTTGCATGTTCTTTTCGGCTGCGGCTATATGGGAAATGATGGCGTCGGAATACTTGGAAGCTACATCTTCTGTAGGTGGATCGCTAACATCATTTGCCTTGGCCTCCACGGCGGATATAGTGGCAGCATCCTTTTGTTCAATGGCATCTGCGACATCATTAGGTTCAACAGTTGCAGCACCTTGGAAGGCATTCACCATTGCAGCTACTATGTTTTTAGCAGCAGCCTTCTGTAACAGTAGCTCAAGTGTTAGCCCAAACGCCACTGAATATCAGTTTGAGGAGGTTATTGGTGGGAAACAAATGGACTTTGTGGTTACAGTTATGCCAAAAACTTATGGGGGTTACTTTAAATAATGAGAACGGTCGATTTATTTGGAATTTAACAGCCAACGGTTTGTTTACGGTCaaatctatgtatgaggatcttatgaatgaCCACACTTCCTTTCTACGAAAATACCTATGGAAAATTAAAGTTCCTCTTAAGATAAAAATATTTATGTATTTCCTGAGTAATAAGGTTTTGCTTACGAAAGATAATTTAGCTAAAAGAAGGTGGAATGGGGGTACAAAATGTGTTTTTTGTGGGGAACAGGAGACTATTGAACACCTCTTCATCACTTGCCCTTTAGCTAAACTACTTTGGCGCACGGTCACTTTCACCTTTAACCTCccacctccaaccaatattacaaatatgtttggtaattggttaaatggagttgatagacaatctaaggctttCATGCGGGTTGGAGTTCCGGCCTTATGCTGGTCTATATGGAGGGCGAGGAATGACATTATATTTAACAAAAAACAATCTTttcactttttgcaggttatccatatggtggcACATTGCGTTCAGTTGTGGGCTCTTCTGTCACCGGAGGGACATCAGGATGCTATGGCTACtagatgcacacggctccagacGGTCGCtcgggatatcttgtgccaggctggctggCGGCACAATAGGCGGCTACATTGATGTGTAGtctatttttgctttgtttctttcgccggttgattcttgtatcattCCTCGGCGATGCTTGAGATGTAATAAATTTGATAATACTCGTGAATTtcttaataaaaggccgtgtgcatcatcatgatgcagaagtcgGTGTTTtactccccatttcgaaaaaaaagcaGCAGCCTTCTTGGCAACTTGGGCCTCTTCAGGCGAGTTGTTGGCAACTTGGGCCTCTTTCATGTCCTTTTCGGCTGCCTCCATGTGAGCCTTGGACGCAGCTTCCGAAATGATGGCATCAAAATATTTGGAAGCGCTAACCTTTTTCGGTGAAGCGCCCCCCTTGACATCATATGAATTGACCTTTCGCTTTGTCGATGTTCGTCGCGCTACCACCGGCATGGCTATTAGGGCCACGAGCATCAAAGTGATGAGGAAAATCCTTTGAGTTGCCATTGTGATCCAACTTATTTGGATGGATATGAGCTTTTGTATGTAAGTTGTGTAGGTCCAGGGATGGAGACGTTTGGTGGGTTTATATAGGGTGTTCATGCGCATGTAGACCCGTTATAAATTTATGGTTCAAATTCCTTGCATGATTGCTTGGTTTTCCGTCAACACAGTTTGGTGCCAAGCTATATATAGAGAGGAATATATTTGGTACGCCCACGTGACTTCTTAGGCCCTGGCCACCTCAAACGTAGTACATCGACAAGATACTTTACTAAAAATGGTACGTGAACATCATGGGCGCCTTTGGTAGGCTGCATGCCACTTAGCTTGTATCGGGCCAGCAATTTTCCGTTTGGTTGTCTGGATCAAGCCGCGTTCTTGCAGGACCTAGTTCTCAAAGCAGTGTCGGGCCAGCCCTGAAGAAACGTCCGGAATGACAGTTTCTGCAGGGGTCCATTTTCGCACCTCCTTGGCCCCACCGATGCAACGGGCTGCACATAGTTACCCTACTCTCCCTTACACTACTCCACACACACTCTCCTCAAATCAACACAAACATAATCCGAATCGAAATAAGTTGTACATGAAAAAGATGCGTGTTGATGATAGGAATCAATTCACACAATCGGTTTCGAGTTTCGTCAGTTGTAAATCGTCAATTTCGTGTCTAAAGTTTTGAGCAAATTTTGCCAAATTCGTCACACACACTCAACCGTTTGAAATTTCCTTTGAGGGGTGGGTTCACGTCACCATTCTGCATGACTTTCATGTTGAAGGGTTTTCGTTTTGGTGGACATAGATGGATAAATAAATGACTCGCTAGCATCCTGTAATGTGTACGTATGTGTGAGTATAGTTTGGAGTACTTTTGCTCAACTTCTCGCTTGACATCTTCATAGACGGCGACATGGTGATGATATGTgagaagtgagaggtgataatccatggtggtggcggcatggtgatgttcatcttcgtggtcgatgacatggtgatgcttgtgaccggcgtgaccgacggtgtcatggtggtattCAGCTTCGTCATCGACGACATGGTTATGCTTGTGACGGGTGTGAACGGTGGCTTCATGGTGGTGtttgtcttcgtggtcggcgacgcggtgatgcttgtgaccggcgtgaccggcggtgtcatggtggtctcGTCTTTGTGGTCaacgacatggtgatgcttgtggcCGTCGTCACCGACTGCGTCATGGTTGTCTTCATCCTCGTGGTCGGCGAGGTGGTGATGCTTCTGGCCGACGTGAACGATGGTGCCATGGTGGTCTTCATCTACGTGGCGGCGACATGgccatgcttgtgaccggcgtgactgACAATGTCATGGTGGCCTTCATCTTCGTGGTCGGTGACGTGCCCATGCTTGTAACCGGCGTGACCGGCGATGTCATGATGCTCTTCGTCTTCGTGGTCAGCGACGTGGTGATGGTTTTGACTGGCGTGACGGCGGTGCCATggtggtgtctaccttcatgatcATCGATGTGCCAAAGAGGTGAGAGGTAAGATCACCATGTGGATAAATGGTGAGGCTAGAACTGGGCTCGTATGTAACCAAACGATGATGGGGCATGGCTTCCTTCTCCGGCGTGTAAAAGGCCGCACAACCTACCAAACGACCCGACTTTTATGGCCCATGG
It includes:
- the LOC127349249 gene encoding uncharacterized protein — protein: MATQRIFLITLMLVALIAMPVVARRTSTKRKVNSYDVKGGASPKKKAAAKNIVAAMVNAFQGAATVEPNDVADAIEQKDAATISAVEAKANDVSDPPTEDVASKYSDAIISHIAAAEKNMQEAQVADSPEEAVVANKAAAKNIVAAIVNAFQGAAAVAPSDADGPEGKEVSTISPAGAEEKNASD